From Prevotella melaninogenica, the proteins below share one genomic window:
- a CDS encoding HAD-IA family hydrolase produces MSIKSYLQKLSFRTGVIVLLMCIPFYILSFVQVFFPVSTATKGILFTVFFGLAKSFQYGGIAILGKEGYKRVKGYLKRKKQLNDKIMKNDSNRTHRYCPDLFSNPEILSGIRLIIFDFDGTLGDSQKLITDTMLATIERLNLPMKSREECARTIGLPLKECFSSIIPMSDEQAEECAKVYSEIFNEKNVPGVVKTFPGVVETLERLSSQGILMSIASSRSHRTLAKLMDELDLSKYITYLIAADDVAEKKPAAESVLKTLRHFNIEAHETLVVGDTEFDILMGRNAGTHTCGVTYGNGSKESLDAAKAEWIVC; encoded by the coding sequence ATGTCTATTAAAAGTTATCTTCAAAAATTGTCTTTTCGCACAGGTGTTATCGTACTCCTGATGTGTATTCCCTTTTATATTCTTTCATTCGTTCAAGTGTTTTTCCCAGTGTCAACGGCAACGAAAGGCATACTGTTTACTGTCTTTTTCGGACTGGCAAAGAGCTTTCAATATGGCGGTATCGCTATCCTTGGAAAGGAAGGCTACAAACGCGTGAAGGGCTATCTTAAGCGAAAGAAACAGCTGAATGATAAGATTATGAAGAATGATAGCAACAGAACGCATCGCTACTGTCCTGACCTTTTCTCCAATCCAGAGATACTTTCTGGTATTCGTCTCATCATCTTCGACTTCGATGGAACGCTTGGCGATTCTCAAAAGCTCATTACCGACACGATGCTTGCAACGATAGAACGCCTGAATTTACCGATGAAAAGTCGTGAGGAATGCGCCCGAACGATTGGTTTACCATTGAAGGAATGTTTTTCGTCTATCATTCCAATGAGCGATGAACAGGCTGAGGAGTGTGCTAAGGTGTATAGCGAAATATTCAATGAGAAGAATGTTCCGGGTGTTGTAAAAACCTTTCCAGGTGTTGTTGAAACGTTGGAAAGACTTTCTTCGCAAGGCATTCTGATGTCTATTGCAAGTAGTCGTAGCCATAGAACGCTTGCAAAACTGATGGACGAATTAGACCTCTCGAAGTATATCACTTATCTGATTGCTGCCGACGATGTTGCCGAGAAGAAACCAGCAGCTGAATCAGTGCTTAAGACTTTGCGTCATTTTAACATCGAAGCACACGAAACCCTCGTCGTTGGTGATACCGAATTCGACATTCTCATGGGCAGAAATGCAGGTACACACACCTGCGGAGTTACCTACGGTAATGGTAGTAAAGAGAGTTTAGATGCCGCAAAAGCAGAGTGGATAGTTTGTTAA
- a CDS encoding transposase, translating to MKLCKAAFSAEDGAKLNKSIQTNVMEMLFLLMVIPRKCNFTQMGRYGKRGEQCYRQTAERSVNWLEINMWLSAFAFKQGKGLNAIVIDPSFIKKAGKHTPYVGTFWSGCAGAVKHGLEILGIGVIDVDLHECMMLKAVQTTLEKGEEKKEMSLYDWYTKVLEDDKVTLQHICKVLVADSAFSKRPFIDKVMKMGFHVVSRLRHDAALFYTWDGEPTGKPGRPRIKGDKIDVRNIDISKGNELDLGETKGKAYALKAWCKSLHRVVSIVIHELPNGVRRLYFSTDESMSGRDVMEYYTTRFQEEFCFRDAKQFLGLTDCQARDKRKLEFAFNSSFTALNVTKIMCKELGTSIGRLKAQMVNAYYAQRIIDVFEKNPNTPLNKERINDIFSFAADAA from the coding sequence ATGAAGCTCTGCAAAGCAGCATTTAGTGCTGAAGATGGAGCAAAGTTAAACAAAAGTATTCAAACAAACGTCATGGAAATGCTTTTTCTTTTGATGGTCATCCCAAGGAAATGTAATTTTACGCAGATGGGACGCTATGGAAAGCGTGGCGAACAATGCTATCGGCAGACGGCAGAGCGCAGCGTGAACTGGCTCGAAATAAATATGTGGCTGAGTGCTTTCGCCTTCAAGCAGGGTAAAGGGCTCAATGCCATCGTTATTGATCCAAGCTTCATCAAGAAGGCTGGGAAGCATACCCCATACGTGGGTACGTTTTGGTCGGGCTGTGCAGGTGCGGTAAAGCACGGTCTTGAGATCCTCGGCATCGGTGTGATAGACGTGGACTTGCATGAGTGTATGATGCTCAAGGCTGTGCAGACCACATTGGAAAAAGGGGAGGAGAAAAAAGAGATGAGTCTATACGACTGGTATACCAAGGTGTTGGAGGACGACAAGGTAACCTTACAGCATATTTGCAAGGTTCTTGTCGCCGACTCAGCCTTCTCCAAAAGGCCTTTCATCGACAAGGTAATGAAGATGGGCTTCCATGTTGTGAGCCGCTTGCGTCATGACGCAGCCTTGTTCTACACATGGGATGGGGAACCCACGGGAAAGCCCGGCCGTCCTCGTATCAAAGGTGACAAGATTGACGTAAGGAACATCGACATATCCAAAGGCAATGAGCTTGATTTAGGAGAGACCAAAGGCAAAGCCTATGCGCTCAAGGCGTGGTGCAAGTCCTTGCATAGGGTCGTGTCGATTGTCATCCACGAGTTGCCCAACGGTGTCCGCCGTTTGTACTTCTCTACGGATGAGAGCATGAGTGGACGCGATGTGATGGAGTACTATACCACACGTTTCCAAGAGGAGTTTTGCTTTCGCGACGCAAAGCAATTCCTCGGTCTTACCGATTGTCAGGCACGCGACAAGAGAAAACTTGAATTTGCTTTCAACTCTTCATTCACAGCACTCAATGTGACCAAAATCATGTGCAAGGAACTTGGCACGTCCATCGGTCGACTTAAAGCGCAGATGGTCAATGCCTACTATGCACAACGAATTATTGACGTGTTCGAGAAGAACCCGAACACGCCATTAAATAAAGAAAGGATAAATGATATATTTAGTTTCGCTGCTGATGCAGCATAA
- a CDS encoding carbohydrate-binding family 9-like protein encodes MKQLKVKRLECQQVKAADIPALFKDNSVSYNKIDTVDWAAEFPYCPQVEFAIAHKDDAILLHYRVEEDCVRAEAGTDLGPVWQDSCCEFFCSPDEEGGYYNLESNCIGTVLLCNGQGRENRTHAPAVALEQIDRWASLGREPFEMREGRQAWELTLVVPVSSYFRHTLDNLSGKTIRANFYKCGDKTSQPHFLSWNPIALPSPDFHCPAFFGELNFE; translated from the coding sequence ATGAAACAATTAAAGGTAAAACGTTTGGAGTGTCAGCAGGTGAAAGCTGCTGACATTCCAGCCCTTTTCAAGGATAATAGCGTATCTTATAATAAGATAGATACAGTAGACTGGGCAGCAGAATTCCCTTATTGTCCACAGGTTGAGTTTGCTATTGCTCATAAAGATGATGCTATTCTGTTGCATTATCGAGTAGAAGAAGACTGCGTGCGTGCTGAGGCTGGCACCGATTTAGGTCCAGTTTGGCAGGACTCATGCTGTGAGTTCTTCTGCAGCCCTGATGAAGAAGGAGGCTATTATAACCTTGAAAGCAACTGTATCGGTACGGTATTGCTATGCAATGGACAGGGACGAGAGAATCGTACTCATGCTCCAGCAGTCGCCTTAGAGCAGATTGATCGTTGGGCATCTTTGGGTCGTGAGCCTTTTGAGATGAGAGAGGGACGACAGGCATGGGAACTCACACTCGTTGTTCCTGTTAGTTCTTACTTCCGCCATACACTGGATAATCTCTCAGGAAAGACGATAAGAGCCAATTTCTATAAGTGTGGTGACAAGACATCGCAACCTCATTTCCTCTCATGGAATCCCATTGCCTTGCCTTCTCCCGACTTCCATTGTCCTGCTTTCTTTGGTGAATTGAACTTTGAATAG
- a CDS encoding phosphotransferase enzyme family protein, giving the protein MPNFNDVVSQFRIEGTVESVSPIGNGLINETLRVKTVDANTPDYILQRINNAIFTDVDLLQHNIELVTDHIRHKLIEKGETDIERKCLRFVQAKDGKTYYKDADNLYWRVSVFIPNAVTKEEVNPESAFCCGETFGNFQNMLVDLKEPLGETIPDFHNMELRLRQLREAVSADKAGRVASVKDMIAELESYADEMCLAERLYREGALPKRICHCDTKVNNMMFDKDGKVLCVIDLDTVMPSFIFSDYGDFLRTGANHVAEDSDNYDAVGLKEDVFCSFTEGYLSTAGNFLTPVETSHLPYAVALFPYMQCVRFLTDYINGDVYFKVKYPEHNLVRSRNQLLLYRDVRRHDQMMADFVKKTLKQ; this is encoded by the coding sequence ATGCCTAATTTTAATGATGTTGTATCACAGTTCCGTATTGAGGGAACTGTTGAGAGTGTAAGTCCAATTGGTAATGGACTGATCAATGAAACACTGCGTGTAAAAACTGTAGATGCTAATACGCCTGATTATATCTTACAGCGTATTAACAACGCCATATTCACCGATGTAGACCTGTTGCAGCATAATATCGAACTTGTAACTGACCATATCCGTCACAAATTGATAGAGAAAGGTGAGACAGATATCGAACGTAAGTGTCTGCGTTTCGTACAGGCTAAGGACGGTAAGACCTACTACAAGGATGCTGACAACCTCTACTGGCGTGTGAGTGTCTTCATTCCTAACGCTGTTACAAAAGAGGAAGTAAACCCAGAGAGCGCTTTCTGCTGTGGTGAAACCTTCGGTAACTTCCAGAATATGTTGGTTGATTTGAAGGAACCATTGGGAGAAACAATTCCTGACTTCCACAACATGGAACTTCGTTTGCGCCAGTTGCGTGAGGCTGTAAGTGCTGATAAGGCTGGTAGAGTGGCTTCTGTGAAGGATATGATTGCTGAGTTAGAGAGCTATGCAGACGAGATGTGCCTTGCTGAACGCCTCTATCGTGAGGGCGCATTGCCTAAGCGTATCTGCCACTGTGATACAAAGGTGAACAATATGATGTTTGACAAGGATGGTAAGGTGCTCTGTGTTATCGACCTCGATACCGTAATGCCAAGCTTTATCTTCTCTGATTATGGCGACTTCTTGCGCACTGGCGCTAACCATGTGGCTGAGGATAGCGACAATTACGATGCTGTCGGACTGAAAGAAGATGTCTTCTGCTCATTTACTGAAGGCTATCTTAGTACGGCAGGCAACTTCCTTACCCCTGTAGAGACCAGTCACTTGCCATACGCTGTAGCATTGTTCCCATATATGCAGTGCGTTCGTTTCTTGACAGATTACATCAACGGAGACGTTTATTTCAAGGTGAAATACCCAGAGCATAACCTTGTTCGCTCACGTAATCAGCTCTTGCTCTATCGTGACGTACGTCGTCATGATCAGATGATGGCTGACTTTGTGAAGAAAACATTGAAGCAATGA
- a CDS encoding GH92 family glycosyl hydrolase, which produces MKKRFLTLMAFAATSLFAFAQDYTQYVDPFIGTGGHGHVFLGANVPFGNIQAGPTQKKQGWDWCSGYHYSDSTVIGFGQMHLSGTGIGDLGDVSLLPTTNPAQREVKFAHRAEHVTPGYYSVMLASGVRVELTATQRVAFHRYAFPADATKGYVILNLSQGIGWDKMTSCSFKQESAKTVSGYRMSQGWAKDQRVYFVAEFSQPVKLESNERDTIGVFAFDNAEQPLLVKVGISAVSVENARLNMQKELPGWDFRNTVALAKDEWNRELSKIAIKTQDESARKIFYTAMYHSMIAPSVFNDVNGEYRGADGKTHKGDFTDYTTFSLWDTYRAAHPLMTIIHPEKQHDIAQTMLHVFKEQGKLPVWHLVGNETDCMIGNPGVPALVDIALKGFDVDKNAVFEAAKASAMLDERGMGLLKKYGYIPCDLDPEHETVAKGLEYALADACIAKLAKELGKTADYKYFSKRSQSYRDFYFDKKTKFMRGVTSDRKFREPFDPFSTVHRQDDYAEGNAWQYVWLVPHDVHGLVSAFGGEKPFVSKLDSLFIVSGDMGAEASPDITGLIGQYAHGNEPSHHILYMYNYVGQPWKAADKIRYVLKNLYHDDFDGLSGNEDVGQMSAWYILSSLGMYQVEPAGGKYIFGTPLFDEATVNVGDGKTFRIVAHNNSDKNIYIQSAKLNGKPYTRSYIDFKDIKRGGTLEFVMGSKPSQFGVKSADRP; this is translated from the coding sequence ATGAAAAAAAGGTTCTTAACTTTAATGGCGTTTGCTGCAACCAGTCTTTTCGCTTTTGCGCAGGACTATACGCAGTATGTTGACCCATTTATTGGAACAGGCGGACACGGACATGTGTTCCTTGGAGCTAATGTTCCATTCGGTAACATTCAGGCTGGTCCTACACAGAAGAAGCAGGGCTGGGACTGGTGTTCTGGTTATCATTACAGCGATTCAACAGTTATCGGATTCGGACAGATGCACCTTAGCGGTACGGGTATTGGTGACTTGGGTGATGTATCACTCCTCCCTACTACCAATCCAGCACAGCGTGAGGTGAAGTTTGCCCATCGTGCCGAGCATGTAACCCCAGGTTACTATTCTGTAATGTTGGCTTCTGGTGTTCGTGTAGAGTTGACTGCCACCCAGCGTGTAGCCTTCCATCGTTACGCTTTCCCTGCTGATGCAACAAAGGGTTACGTTATTTTGAACCTCTCACAGGGTATCGGTTGGGACAAGATGACCTCTTGCAGCTTTAAGCAGGAGTCGGCTAAGACCGTCAGTGGCTACCGTATGTCACAAGGATGGGCTAAAGACCAGCGCGTTTACTTCGTGGCAGAGTTCTCACAGCCTGTTAAGTTGGAGTCAAACGAGCGTGATACGATTGGCGTCTTTGCTTTCGACAATGCTGAGCAGCCACTTCTCGTGAAGGTAGGTATCTCTGCTGTGAGTGTTGAGAACGCTCGATTGAATATGCAGAAGGAACTTCCTGGTTGGGACTTCCGCAATACTGTTGCTTTGGCGAAGGATGAGTGGAACCGTGAGTTGAGCAAGATTGCAATCAAGACACAGGACGAGAGTGCAAGAAAGATATTCTATACAGCAATGTATCACTCAATGATTGCACCTTCTGTCTTCAATGATGTAAACGGCGAATACCGTGGTGCAGATGGTAAGACACATAAGGGTGACTTCACTGATTACACCACCTTCTCACTTTGGGACACCTATCGTGCAGCGCATCCATTGATGACGATTATCCATCCAGAGAAGCAACACGACATCGCACAGACGATGCTTCATGTCTTTAAGGAGCAGGGTAAGTTGCCAGTATGGCACCTTGTGGGTAACGAAACCGATTGTATGATTGGCAACCCAGGCGTTCCTGCCCTCGTTGATATCGCACTGAAAGGCTTTGATGTAGATAAGAATGCAGTCTTTGAGGCTGCTAAGGCGTCTGCTATGCTTGATGAACGTGGTATGGGATTGTTGAAGAAGTATGGTTATATTCCTTGTGATCTCGACCCAGAGCATGAGACAGTAGCAAAGGGATTGGAGTATGCTTTGGCTGATGCATGTATTGCAAAACTCGCCAAGGAATTGGGTAAGACAGCTGATTATAAGTACTTCTCAAAGCGCAGTCAGTCGTATCGTGACTTCTACTTCGATAAGAAGACGAAGTTTATGCGTGGTGTAACATCTGATCGTAAGTTCCGTGAACCATTCGATCCATTCAGTACTGTTCATCGTCAGGACGACTATGCAGAGGGTAATGCATGGCAGTATGTATGGCTTGTTCCACACGATGTGCATGGTCTTGTTTCTGCCTTCGGTGGTGAGAAACCATTTGTTTCAAAACTCGACTCCCTTTTCATCGTTAGTGGTGATATGGGAGCAGAGGCTTCACCAGACATCACTGGTCTGATTGGTCAGTACGCTCACGGTAATGAGCCAAGCCATCATATCCTCTATATGTACAACTATGTAGGTCAGCCTTGGAAGGCAGCGGATAAGATTCGCTATGTACTTAAGAACTTATACCACGACGACTTCGATGGTTTGAGTGGTAACGAGGATGTGGGTCAGATGTCTGCATGGTACATTCTTTCCTCTCTTGGCATGTATCAGGTAGAGCCTGCAGGTGGCAAGTATATCTTCGGTACACCGCTCTTCGATGAGGCTACGGTGAACGTTGGAGATGGTAAGACCTTCCGCATTGTGGCACATAACAACAGCGATAAGAATATCTATATTCAGAGTGCTAAGTTGAATGGCAAGCCTTATACCCGTTCTTACATCGACTTCAAGGACATCAAACGTGGTGGAACACTTGAGTTTGTAATGGGTAGCAAGCCTTCTCAGTTTGGTGTTAAGTCTGCTGATAGACCATAA
- a CDS encoding glycoside hydrolase family 20 protein encodes MRKKVLLSAVFLLFAAAVSMPVAAQNIIPQPENISLLKGQFKLNKGTKIVTNLTGSDFKVLNQYTSEVLKHPLAYAKNPSKQGIFRLICKGTAQQAAQAMDSVRLQGYELEVTPKGITIQALTPTGLFYGLQTVRQLEKDGQIACVKVKDAPRFAYRGLMIDCSRHFWTKDFLKKQIDAMAYFKLDRFHWHLTDGGGWRMEVKKYPRLTDEASYRTQSDWTKWWMDNDRKYCHKNTQGAYGGYYTQEDIKDIVRYAAARHIEVIPEIEMPGHSDEVVYAYPELSCTGKPYTQSDLCVGKEATYSFMENVLKEVMQLFPSKYIHIGGDEAERRTWKTCPDCQKVMKENHLKDVAELQSHFTHRMEEFLNRNGRKLLGWDEIMEGKLAPNAAVMSWRGTEAGIEAATSKHHVVMAPQQFYYLNMYQDNPMEQPKAQGGYTRLDKTYNYEPIPAEYKGSNLEKYMDGVQACVWTEFIAEPSHLEYMLYPRLFALAETGWTKKRTGYDNFRKRAVVNVDRLKRAGYNAFDLSKEKGSRIESRSVTQHEALGKPVTYLGRYAEKYRAEGDNTLTNGLRGDWGYLEGRWQGFIDSTGVDVVVDMGRVTDIRDVRVDFMHLYESVIYTPETIELMVSEDGKNFKTIDTVRPGIKASEDYLVYPYKWKGDVKGRYVRVKALPREKGAWIFTDEIIVNQK; translated from the coding sequence ATGAGAAAAAAAGTTCTTTTGAGTGCAGTTTTCCTGTTGTTTGCAGCAGCTGTTTCTATGCCTGTTGCAGCTCAGAACATCATCCCACAACCTGAGAATATCAGCCTTTTGAAGGGTCAATTCAAGCTGAATAAGGGTACAAAGATTGTGACCAATCTTACAGGTAGTGATTTTAAGGTGTTGAATCAGTACACTTCTGAGGTGCTGAAGCATCCATTAGCATACGCAAAGAATCCTTCTAAGCAGGGTATTTTCCGCTTGATTTGTAAGGGAACAGCCCAGCAGGCAGCACAGGCTATGGACAGCGTACGTCTGCAAGGCTATGAATTGGAGGTAACACCAAAGGGTATCACTATTCAGGCACTGACTCCAACAGGCTTGTTCTATGGTTTGCAAACCGTTCGCCAGCTCGAAAAGGATGGCCAGATAGCTTGTGTAAAGGTGAAGGACGCCCCTCGTTTCGCTTATCGTGGTTTGATGATCGATTGCTCTCGACACTTTTGGACAAAGGACTTCTTGAAGAAGCAGATTGATGCGATGGCTTATTTCAAACTCGACCGCTTCCACTGGCACCTCACCGATGGTGGTGGATGGCGCATGGAGGTGAAGAAATATCCTCGTTTGACCGATGAAGCCTCTTATCGCACACAGTCTGATTGGACAAAGTGGTGGATGGATAACGACCGCAAGTATTGTCATAAGAATACGCAGGGAGCATACGGTGGCTATTACACACAGGAAGATATCAAGGATATCGTACGCTATGCAGCTGCGCGCCACATTGAGGTAATCCCAGAGATAGAGATGCCTGGTCATAGTGATGAGGTTGTTTATGCCTACCCAGAGTTGTCATGTACAGGTAAACCTTATACACAGTCAGACCTCTGTGTAGGTAAGGAAGCCACCTATAGCTTCATGGAGAACGTGTTGAAAGAGGTAATGCAACTCTTCCCTTCTAAGTATATCCACATCGGAGGAGACGAGGCAGAGCGCCGCACATGGAAGACTTGTCCTGATTGTCAGAAGGTGATGAAGGAGAATCACTTAAAAGATGTAGCCGAGTTGCAGAGCCATTTCACCCATCGTATGGAAGAATTCTTGAACCGTAATGGTCGTAAACTCCTCGGTTGGGATGAGATTATGGAAGGTAAGTTGGCTCCTAACGCAGCCGTGATGTCATGGCGTGGAACCGAAGCAGGTATTGAGGCTGCAACAAGTAAGCACCATGTAGTGATGGCACCACAGCAGTTCTATTATCTGAATATGTATCAGGACAATCCGATGGAACAGCCAAAGGCACAGGGCGGATATACTCGTTTGGATAAGACTTACAACTATGAGCCAATCCCTGCAGAGTACAAAGGAAGCAATCTTGAGAAATATATGGATGGTGTTCAGGCGTGTGTATGGACCGAGTTCATCGCTGAGCCAAGCCATTTAGAGTATATGCTCTATCCTCGTTTGTTTGCTTTGGCAGAGACAGGTTGGACAAAGAAGCGCACCGGTTACGACAACTTCCGCAAGAGAGCAGTCGTAAATGTAGACCGACTGAAGCGTGCGGGCTATAATGCCTTTGACCTTTCAAAGGAAAAGGGCTCACGTATCGAAAGCCGTAGTGTGACACAGCATGAGGCATTGGGTAAGCCTGTCACTTACTTAGGACGATATGCAGAGAAGTATCGTGCCGAAGGTGATAACACACTGACCAATGGTTTGCGTGGTGACTGGGGCTATCTTGAGGGCCGTTGGCAGGGCTTCATCGACAGTACTGGTGTGGATGTAGTAGTTGATATGGGTAGAGTTACGGACATACGTGACGTTCGTGTTGACTTTATGCACCTCTATGAATCGGTTATCTATACGCCAGAGACAATCGAGTTGATGGTGTCAGAGGATGGTAAGAACTTCAAGACGATTGACACAGTACGCCCCGGTATTAAGGCTTCAGAGGACTATCTCGTCTATCCTTACAAGTGGAAAGGAGATGTCAAAGGTCGTTATGTCCGTGTGAAGGCACTCCCTCGCGAGAAAGGCGCATGGATTTTCACAGATGAAATCATCGTCAATCAGAAGTAA
- a CDS encoding GH92 family glycosyl hydrolase gives MNHKFLLVLLLSLSFLSLKAVGKGGEEPVDLVNPFIGTSNFGTTNPGAVCPNGLMSVVPFNVMGSDLNKYDKDARWWSTPYEYHNVFFTGYSHVNLSGVGCPEVGSLLLMPTTGKLNVDYKEYGSTYEKEVAHPGYYSNYLKKYNVKTEVTATPRSSVARFTFPKGESHILLNLGEGLTNESGAMVKKVSDTEYEGMKLQGTFCYNPQAVFPIYFVMRVSKKPTEAGYWKKQRPMTGVEAEWDVDNGKYKLYKTYHKELSGDDIGVWMNFNTEADEQVEVQMGVSFVSMANARENLDAEQRGKNFDAIRAEARAKWNDDLSRILVEGGTKTERTIFYTALYHVLIHPNILQDVNGQYPAMEGDEIRTVKEGNRYTVFSLWDTYRNVHQLLTLVYPNRQRDMIRSMIGMYEEHGWMPKWELFSRETYTMEGDPAIPVITDSWLKGLRGYDINKAYEAFRKSALTKGSENPLRPDNDEYMEKGYVALHEQFDNSVSHALEYYIADNALSRLATALGKKDDARLFHNRALGYRHYFSKEFGLLCPLMPDGTFYKPFDPKQGENFEPSPGFHEGNAWNYTFYVPHDVMGLAKLMGGQKNFVNKLQSVFDKGYYDPANEPDIAYPYLFSYFKGDEWRTQVQTRRLLKEYFKNAPEGIPGNDDTGTMSAWAVFNMIGFYPDCPGDPSYTLTSPVFDKVTIRLDKAQWGRDNLVIETVRPNDEAVIIKKIELGGKPLNRYRITNDELLKGGVLKFYLK, from the coding sequence ATGAATCATAAATTCCTATTAGTACTACTTCTTTCCTTGTCTTTCCTCTCGCTGAAGGCGGTTGGTAAGGGTGGGGAAGAGCCTGTTGACCTTGTCAATCCTTTTATCGGAACATCTAATTTTGGTACAACCAATCCGGGAGCAGTATGCCCTAACGGACTGATGTCAGTCGTACCATTCAACGTAATGGGTTCCGATTTGAATAAATATGACAAGGATGCACGCTGGTGGTCAACTCCTTACGAATATCATAATGTCTTTTTTACTGGTTATTCTCACGTCAACTTGAGTGGTGTGGGCTGTCCAGAGGTAGGCTCATTGTTGCTTATGCCAACGACAGGAAAGCTGAATGTAGACTATAAGGAGTACGGAAGTACATACGAAAAGGAGGTTGCACACCCAGGTTATTATTCTAATTATCTGAAAAAGTATAATGTGAAGACAGAGGTAACAGCTACTCCTCGCAGTTCTGTTGCACGTTTCACATTCCCGAAAGGAGAAAGTCATATCTTGCTGAACCTCGGTGAAGGACTCACAAATGAGTCTGGTGCCATGGTGAAGAAGGTGAGCGATACGGAGTATGAGGGTATGAAACTGCAGGGTACATTCTGTTATAACCCACAGGCTGTATTCCCAATTTACTTCGTGATGCGTGTCAGCAAGAAGCCTACAGAGGCTGGCTATTGGAAGAAACAGCGTCCGATGACAGGCGTAGAGGCTGAGTGGGATGTCGACAATGGCAAGTATAAGCTTTATAAGACCTATCACAAGGAACTCTCTGGTGATGATATTGGTGTATGGATGAACTTCAACACAGAGGCTGATGAGCAGGTAGAGGTGCAGATGGGTGTGTCATTCGTAAGTATGGCAAACGCTCGTGAGAACCTTGATGCCGAACAGCGTGGAAAGAACTTCGACGCCATTCGTGCTGAGGCGCGTGCTAAGTGGAATGATGATCTCTCTCGCATCCTCGTTGAGGGTGGTACAAAGACAGAGCGCACCATCTTCTATACAGCTCTTTATCACGTTCTTATCCACCCAAATATCCTGCAGGATGTCAACGGACAGTACCCTGCCATGGAGGGTGATGAGATTCGCACGGTGAAGGAGGGCAATCGTTATACGGTCTTCTCTCTGTGGGATACCTATCGCAATGTGCATCAGTTACTTACGTTGGTTTATCCAAATCGTCAGCGTGATATGATTCGTTCGATGATTGGGATGTACGAGGAGCATGGCTGGATGCCAAAGTGGGAACTCTTTAGTCGTGAAACCTACACGATGGAAGGTGACCCAGCTATCCCTGTTATCACTGATTCTTGGTTGAAAGGTCTGCGTGGTTACGATATCAATAAGGCTTACGAGGCGTTCCGCAAGTCGGCTTTGACAAAGGGAAGTGAGAACCCTCTGCGCCCAGATAATGACGAATATATGGAGAAGGGATATGTAGCTTTGCACGAGCAGTTCGACAATTCCGTTTCTCACGCACTCGAATACTATATTGCCGATAATGCCCTCTCACGTTTGGCTACGGCATTGGGTAAGAAAGACGATGCCCGCCTGTTCCACAACCGTGCTTTGGGTTATCGCCATTACTTCAGTAAGGAGTTTGGCTTGTTGTGCCCATTGATGCCAGACGGCACCTTCTATAAGCCTTTCGATCCTAAGCAAGGCGAGAACTTTGAACCATCTCCGGGCTTCCATGAAGGCAATGCTTGGAACTATACTTTCTATGTTCCGCATGATGTCATGGGACTTGCAAAGCTCATGGGAGGACAGAAAAACTTTGTAAACAAGCTTCAGAGCGTGTTCGACAAGGGTTATTACGACCCTGCCAATGAGCCTGATATCGCTTATCCTTACCTCTTCTCTTATTTCAAGGGCGATGAGTGGCGTACACAGGTGCAGACACGCAGACTCTTGAAGGAGTATTTCAAGAACGCACCAGAGGGCATCCCGGGTAATGATGACACTGGAACCATGTCGGCTTGGGCGGTATTTAATATGATAGGTTTCTATCCTGACTGTCCGGGTGATCCATCTTACACGCTCACCTCGCCAGTCTTTGACAAGGTGACTATCCGTTTGGATAAGGCACAGTGGGGCAGAGATAACCTCGTGATAGAGACGGTTCGTCCAAATGACGAGGCTGTAATTATTAAGAAGATAGAGTTAGGTGGTAAGCCTTTGAACCGCTATCGCATTACGAATGACGAACTCTTGAAGGGTGGCGTATTGAAGTTCTATCTAAAGTAA